The sequence acaccggacagtccggtgcggtgcccaaggccagaaaccctagtTTCTATTTTCtcctgtttttcaaatcggttttcgttctaacttgtgagtatgttctagagtgacacctagcactatatgtgagtgtgaatatgcaccaacactacactaaaactctcttggtcaaactactcatcgacaacccctctttatagtacggctaaaataaaataaaagacctaactctatactgagtgtccgcaactccttgacactcggaatacgaagactTTCATCTTTTGTTTCGTTGTTTTAGCcatcgcttcaagttcttatctcagggattgttttcaccgttgtagtacatctTCCTGTAATgcaacctaacttaccatttgtttctgtaaaacacacattagtcacatataatattacgttgtcattaatcactaaaactaaCTAGGGACCTAGATGCTTTCAGCCAGTAATTGGACTTAACGTCGAGTTCTCCCTCTTCGTGAGAAGGCGAACTATGTGTGAGGATATGGATCCCTCCTGGTCGAAGTCTTACCCATCACGATGGCAAAGCCCAAGGATCAGTTGCGCTAGATCTTCTTATCGACCGGAGATTGGCCTGAAGGGTGTTTGATGAAGGCCTACTCACTGACTGAACCACGACCAAATCCTTTATGGTGACACTCCGGCTTCTACAGAGTTTGTGAGACTGATGGGGCGAAGTGGCTTCACTTGGAAGAGAGTTTAGGGTGGGCATCTGTCTTCTTCGTGGAGTAGCATTTTCATCGAAGACTGATGTTGAACGCGCGAGATGACAGAGCAAAGAATAGGCCGATGAACTTCCGAGGAAGGCGATCAAGCTTTGAGCAACCAACACGTAGACATCGACAAAGGACCTAGACATCGTGAACTCATTGGTCGACGATGAAGAGACTATAGAAAGAGCCTCTATGGGCCCGACGAGAAGGAAACATGGGAGAGGAGCCAATAGAAACTCCCTATTCGAGCTCCCAATTTTTGTTATTTTTTATGAGTTCCTCactgtttctaggaagagcacatcaaagAGCTTTCCCTTTTGGTAGATATTTTTGAGGAGATATTGAAGGAGCCCTACCAAAAGGGGTCTAAGAGTATCTCTAACAGAGTGACTTATAAAAATACCCTATAGTTTAAAATGAGTAAATTTTAtaagattcagggtaccgacacaaTATTCTGCTGCAACAACGGTATAGTATATTTAAGACATTTGAGATGGTGCTATATAATTTTTTAAATAAAATTTATGAAATGAAATATTGTTAGAGTATTTTTTTATACTTGTAGTCCTATATTTTAATTTAATGCACTGTTGTAGTGGGAGCGACGTGGGGTTTGGTACTTTGGCGTCCCGGGAACCACCGTTTAGTTGCGACACGTCTTGTGAGGCTGGAATTGAGACGTGCCCGTGCCTAGTGCCCCATAATTTTTTAGACGTGATTGATTCACGTCACAATTGTAGCGAGAAAATTTTCTCACTAATATTCCACACTTACAATGGCATGCGTGCTACTACATTGTACTCCATCAAATGACTACTACTAGGATGGTGACATTACTTAATAGCATCGGTCTGTAGCACTAAGATTTCCATGATACATGCAACTATGGAAGCCAATAAAATGATTCGTATGGGCTTCTATTGTTTCTACAGTATTTTATTTTTATGAATTACAACTACAGCAGTTTGAATAGTTGGTTTTAATCTGAACACTTTAGATTAAATCTAGCTGTTCAGACTGCTACACAGAAATCAAGCGAACAGGCTGTCGTGGCATTCTCATTCTCGAAAGGACTTCCAGattcgggagaaacggaaaaaagGATTTCAGTGGCGCCTTCACTCTTCAGCACCTGAAGGCATGAACTCAAGACAGTAACATCGAACAGCGCACTGTTACTACTACTACAACATCGGGCACATTTCCACTTTGCAAGCAGTCAAGCACCACGATTCACACCTACACATATTCAGACACAAAATTGGGCAGCGATGGGCATGGACATTTCATTGATAGATGGTATTTAGCTGCCTACTCTGGCATTTGATTCGAGCAGCGAAGCTTCAAGAGCTGCAGAATCGCTACATATATTTCTGTGGGTACACATGCTTCTTGTTCTCCACTCGACCCAGATCATTGTGATGGACTACTAACTGGCAGTACAAAAGCAGACATCTATCAAACTTACACAAAAGGCGTGCACAACGAGACAGCCTGCTTGCGCATCTCCAAGTCTAGTCTAGGAGACGAAACCAAGTCCTACAAACTTACAGGTTACACCAGAAGCCGGCAAGAGAGATCTCCTTGTCACTCTGGAACGACTTCATCCTCACTGATTGCCCTGTTCATTATTTTCGTGGACACATCCACGTCTTCTTTGGGACCATCTCTACCGTCCGTCCTCTTGTCCACAGTGCTGCTGCCATCATCTCCAGCTCCAGATGTGGACTTTTGGACATCTGTTACCAGAGCCAAGGTGCCATTTGGAGAATCCAACTCGGGCCACGGCGTCTGGTTAGTCAAAGGCTGTACTTGGTTGCCCAGCACTGCTGTTGAATTCACTTGTTGATCTGGGTGATCTTTCAAAGTCGAATTACTTTGCTCTGGTCCGGTCAAATTTGCCGGAGATGGGTGGGTCTTGCTTTCTATGTCATTGCTAGGAGTGCCTGCGTTTTTCTGTGAAGGTGAATTAGTTGGTACTGTAGCCACATTGTCCATGCCGGCATATGATCCATTTATTCCAGGAGCTCGAAACGAAATTccgttagacaagtttgtggtgcctTCAAATATCTTATCCATGCTGTTCAGTTGTTCCTCTGGGAGAGGCTTTGCCACCTTGGCGTCATGATCCACGGAGCTTGACACATCATCGCCTCTGAAACTCCTTTCCCTAGCCCTCTGCACTTCCTCCTCGTCGTTTCCAGCCACATGGTTTTCATTGGGCACTGCAGTTGAAGCATCATCCACGAATAGGACCGTGTCTTGGGCATGATGGAACAGCTCATCTTGCTCGGACGATTGAGGATCATGAGTAACAGCACTAGACACATCGTCACCATGGAAGCTCTTCTCTTGATCCTCCTGTGACCGCTCCTTCCGCTCTTCGTCCTCAAACACACCCACATCTTCATCCTTTTCAGAAGAATGCTCGCCAGGCTCGGGAAGATCCTCGTCCTTCTCCAGGTCTTGCTCATCGATGGGATCCTCATCGTTCTCATCATGCTTCATTTCTTGCTCCACTTCATCGTTCTCTTCATCCTCAACCCGCTCATCCAGTGTTGAAGAATCAGCCTCCATCTTTGGAGGCACATCCTTCCTGCCCAATCTGACTGCCTCTCCCTGGCCCTTGTCATCTTTATGCAAATCATTCACTTCACCTTCGCTGTACGCCGCCTTCTTCTCGTAAGAATGCTTAACTTGGT is a genomic window of Zea mays cultivar B73 chromosome 5, Zm-B73-REFERENCE-NAM-5.0, whole genome shotgun sequence containing:
- the LOC100279455 gene encoding uncharacterized protein LOC100279455; the encoded protein is MLRQSSSRNQRSRGLKLKKALQISLLLLVSVWLLYQVKHSYEKKAAYSEGEVNDLHKDDKGQGEAVRLGRKDVPPKMEADSSTLDERVEDEENDEVEQEMKHDENDEDPIDEQDLEKDEDLPEPGEHSSEKDEDVGVFEDEERKERSQEDQEKSFHGDDVSSAVTHDPQSSEQDELFHHAQDTVLFVDDASTAVPNENHVAGNDEEEVQRARERSFRGDDVSSSVDHDAKVAKPLPEEQLNSMDKIFEGTTNLSNGISFRAPGINGSYAGMDNVATVPTNSPSQKNAGTPSNDIESKTHPSPANLTGPEQSNSTLKDHPDQQVNSTAVLGNQVQPLTNQTPWPELDSPNGTLALVTDVQKSTSGAGDDGSSTVDKRTDGRDGPKEDVDVSTKIMNRAISEDEVVPE